The following proteins come from a genomic window of Candidatus Binatia bacterium:
- the rpsK gene encoding 30S ribosomal protein S11, with translation MATRTTTAASAATRRKKTRRVPPEGVAHIQASFNNTMVTLTDPQGNVVSWASAGQTGFKGSRKGTPFAAQQAAEKAGRAAVDMGMRSVTVLVKGPGAGRESAVRALGASGLQVITIKDVTPIPHNGCRPPKKRRV, from the coding sequence ATGGCGACCAGGACAACTACAGCCGCAAGTGCAGCGACCAGGCGCAAGAAGACCCGCCGCGTTCCTCCCGAGGGAGTCGCGCACATCCAGGCGAGCTTCAACAACACGATGGTCACGCTGACCGACCCTCAGGGCAACGTCGTGTCGTGGGCGAGCGCCGGGCAGACCGGATTCAAGGGATCGCGCAAGGGCACGCCGTTCGCGGCGCAGCAGGCGGCCGAGAAGGCCGGCCGCGCCGCCGTCGACATGGGCATGCGCTCGGTGACGGTGCTCGTGAAGGGCCCCGGCGCAGGCCGCGAGTCGGCCGTGCGTGCACTCGGCGCCTCCGGGCTGCAGGTGATCACGATCAAGGACGTCACGCCGATTCCGCACAACGGATGCCGCCCGCCCAAGAAGCGGCGCGTCTGA